The Flavivirga eckloniae genomic interval TTGCTGATGATGGTGTAGATTTCAATACCAAACTTCGAAATGCTATTCGTGGTATGAGTCATAGAGATTTTTTTAGTGCGAATCAGCAATTAGAAATTTTTTCAGGAGGATTTGCTTTTGGAGACCGTTTTCAAAAGAACGAATACGTGAGTTTTGGTTTATATCAAGAGTTGGACTTTATAGCTTATTTTCCTAAAGATTTTGCAATGTTAGCTTTAAATGGAAATGGTATCGGTGTACCATTTAGAGCAAATCAGTTGAGTGTAAGGGCCGAAGCCATTTCGGTATTGCACCTTGGGTATAACAAAAAAGTAAATGACAAATTTAGTTTTGGGGTACGAGGAAAAATATATTCTAGTATTGCGAATATTGATTTTACAAATAACAAAGGGAGTTTTGTAACTGTTCGGGGACAGAATAACTTTTATGATCATATCTTTAATCTAGATTTAGAAGGCAGAACTTCTGGATTGGCAAGTTTAGGTGATGATGACTCTGAAGGATCGAATTCTGTTGTAAAAGATTTGCGAAAACGTGTTTTGTTAGGAGGAAACCTAGGACTAGGGTTCGATATAGGTGTTTCTCATCAACTAAATGAACAATTGCATGTAGAAGCAAGTTTGTTGGATGTAGGTTTTATTAGTCATAAAAAAGATGTTGAAAACTATAAAATAGAGGGAGATTATGTATTTGAAGGCGTAAATCCTCTTTTTCCTGAAACAGATATAGGACAAACAGCCGAGCAGTATTGGGATGAAATTGAACAAGATCTTGAAGATCTATTTACGGTAGATACCACAACATCTAAATATACAACCTGGCGACCTGTTAAGTTTAATGCTTCATTAAATTATTCATTTGGGCAAAAAGAATATGAATCATGTAACTGCTCTAAAGAAGATAATGCTTATCTAAATAAGGCAGGTTTACAATTATATGCCATAAGTAGACCTAAACAGCCTCAAATGGCATTAACAGCCTATTATTACAGACGTTTGTTTGAAGGTTTACAAGTTAAAACTACCTACACAATAGACTCTTATTCTGCTTATAATATAGGTTTAGGAATGTATACAAATTTAGGAGGCCTTAATTTTTATGTTATGGCAGACAATTTTTTACAATTACAAAATATATATGATGCACAAAGTGTATCTTTACAAATAGGGTTTAACTATATATTTAATAAAAAAGATGAAGACTAGGTTTTTTTCTGCAATTGTAACATGTTTTATTGTAACTACAGTATTTTCACAATCAAGTTTGAACAATTACAAATACGTAATTGTTCCTAAAAAATATGATTTCTTAAAACAAGAGGATCAATACCAATTAAATTCGTTAACACAGTTTTTATTTAAGAAGCATGGATTTATAGCCTTAATGGAAGGTGATACTTATCCAGAAGATTTAATTAGAAATAGATGTTTGGCACTAAAATCTGATGTGTCAAAAGCGTCTACGATGTTTAAAACTAAATTAGCAGTAGCACTTAAAAATTGTAATGATCAGGTAGTTTATACATCGAAAGAAGGGGAAAGTAGAGAAAAGGATTATGGTAAATCCTATGTAGGGGCTTTAAGAGCAGCGTTTAAGGATATTGAGGCACTTAATTATAAATATGAACCTAACGAGAATATAACAGGTTTAGAGACACAAAGTACTGCTGTTGTTAAGAACGATGAAGTAACACAAGAGATTAAACAGCTAAAGCAAGAGATTCAAAACCTTAAAAAGGAAAAAGAAGCAGTTGTTGATACTCAAACCGAGGTAAAACCTGTACCTAAAGTGGAAACGGTTGCAGCAATAGCTTCAACCCATGTAGAAAGTCCGGTTAAAATAGAGGCTAAGGGCGTGTTATATGCCCAAGAGATAGAAAACGGTTTTCAATTGGTAGATAGTTCTCCAAAAGTAGTATACAGAATTAAACGGACGAAACTTGATAATATATTTTTAGTAGAAAATACTAGCGCCATTATTTATAAAAAAGGTGATGGTTGGGTTATTGAATACTATTCGAATAATGTACTAAAACAGGAAGCGTTGCATATTAAGTTTTAGTGATCAGTGATCAGTGAACAGTAATTAATAATGGTTTTGGGACTTACCAGTTGGTCAGCGGTTGTTAGCACCGCATTGTTTCAATAGCCGTATTTATCTTTCCAACGTTGTTTTAAAAAGGTTCTATGGGCTTCTTCACGAGCATTATTTCCTGGATCGTAAAGTTTAGTGTTCTTAATTTCGTCAGGTAAAAATTCCTGATTGGCAAAGTTGAGATCGTAATTATGGGCATATTTGTAATTATCGCCATATCCTAATTCTTTCATCAACTTTGTTGGTGCATTCCTTATTTCTAAAGGCACCGATAAATTCCCCGTTTCTTTTACTAATTGTTGTGCCATACCTATGGCTTTGTAAGCTGCATTACTTTTAGGGGAACATGCAAGATAGGTGGCACACTGACTTAGTATAATTCTTGACTCTGGATAGCCAATTGTAGAAACCGCCTGAAATGTATTATTTGCAATGACTAATGCAGTAGGATTTGCATTGCCTATATCTTCACTAGCTAGAATAAGTAATCGTCGTGCAATAAACTTTACATCCTCACCTCCTTCTACCATACGAGCTAACCAATATACAGCAGCGTTCGGGTCGCTACCACGAATAGATTTTATAAACGCCGAAATAATATCGTAGTGCTGTTCTCCGGTTTTGTCATAGTGTACTGTATTACTCTGAACTCTTTCCAAAACAGAAGTATCTGTGATGGTTATCTTGTCATAATCATAAGAGTTTACAATAAGTTCAAAAATATTAAGCAATTTTCTGGCATCACCACCAGAAAGCTTTATTAGAGCACTTGTTTCCTTTAATTTAATCGTTTTTTTAGAGATAAACTCATCCTGTTCTATGGCACGCTTTAAAAGTGTCTCTAAGTCCTCTTTATCGAATGCATTTAAAATATAAACTTGGCATCGTGATAATAAGGCTGAAATAACTTCAAAACTCGGGTTTTCGGTGGTAGCTCCAATTAATGTAATCCATCCTTTTTCAACTGCCTGTAAAAGTGAATCTTGTTGCGACTTACTAAACCTATGGATTTCGTCAATAAACAAAATAGGGTTTTTAGTTGTAAATAGGCCGCCACTTTGTTTTGCTTTGTCAATAACGTCACGTATGTCTTTTACTCCGGAATTTATAGCACTAAGTGTATAGAAAGGTCTACCAGATTCCGTAGCTATAATATTGGCAAGTGTTGTTTTTCCAGTACCCGGTGGTCCCCAAAAAATCATCGAAGGAATTAAACCCTGTTTTATATGTTGTGTTAAGCTTCCCTGTTTTCCAACCAGATGACTTTGACTTACATAGTCATTTAAAGTTTTTGGTCTTAAACGTTCGGCTAAAGGTTCATTCATAGTGTAAAATTAAAACAATTCCTTTTGAAATTGAAGACTCTTGAATTCAAAATTCAACATATTTTATAATTAGTGATGAATTTCGCAGATTCCTGCATTATTTATTGAGGCTGTATGCTAGAGCTAAAATACTGACATTTTAGCATCAATACTAAACTTGGTTAACTATTTGTTATCTTTAATTAGAGAGAAATAAGCATGACTAATGGTTTTTTGCATACAACTGGCCTTTAGCATGTGAATTATATCCAATTAATAGAAAAGCATAAATATGAGCACATGAAACAGAAACTGCCCCAAGACCACTTTAAATTCTCAACAAGCGTTATTATTTATCCAGTATTGTTTGTACTAATTATATGGTTGGTATTTTGGTACGAAGTGCGGTTTGGTTACAACTTTAGTAAATATGGCGTGTATCCTCAAACTTTAAAAGGATTAAGAGGTGTTCTTTTTAGTCCTTTTATTCATGGAGATATTGAACATATATATCATAATACGATTCCATTGTTTGTGCTTTCTATGGCTTTATTTTATTTCTATAAACCTATTGCCTGGAAGGTTTTACTATATGGGATGCTACTTTCTGGTTTTTTTACCTGGTGTATTGGCAGACCTTCGTATCACATTGGAGCAAGCGGGCTTATTTATGTTTTGGTGAGTTTTACTTTTTTCAAAGGTGTGTTGGCCAAACATTATAGGCTTATAGCATTATCTCTTTTGGTTGTTTTTCTTTACGGAAGTATGCTATGGTATGTAGTTCCTGTTAAGGAAGGTATATCGTGGGAAGGTCATTTGTCTGGTTTAATCACGGGGTTATTATTTGCCTTTTTATTTAGAAGAGAGATAGCCAAACCTAAGAAATATGTCTGGGAGCATGAAAACTATAATGAAGAGGAGGATCCTTTTTTAAAGCATTTTGATGAGGATGGTAATTTTATAGAACACATAGAACCAGAAATAGAGCAGGAGGAACACACTAAGATTAATTATATCTATAGAGAAGGGCGGAAAGATCGGGAGTGATATTATTACTATTCAGTATTCAGTATTCAGTATTCAGTGTTCGGTGTTCAGTAGGTTGGTGGTGATAGTTAAAATACGAAAAATCTAAATTCGTTAATCGTTAATCGTTAATCGTTAATCGTTAATCGTTAATCGTTAATCCTTTGTCTCACTACTTCATATAAGAAAGCACCACAGGCAACAGAAACGTTTAAAGATTCAATATCACCTAATATGGGAAGCTTGGCTTTGGTATTAACAACTTTTAGTGTTGAAGGATTAATACCTCTTCCTTCTGATCCCATAATAATAGCACAGGGTTCTTTAAAGGAAACATCATATAATGTTTTATCTGTTTTTTCGGTGGCAGCTATAACATTTATACCAGATGCCTGCATGTAAAATACAGCATCTTTAATATGGTCAACTTTACAAATAGGTATTTTAAAAACAGCTCCGGCACTTGTTTTAATGGTGTCACCATTTACCGGTGCACCACCTTTTTTTTGAATAATAATGCCATTAACACCAGTGCATTCAGCAGTACGTATTATTGCTCCAAAATTGCGAACATCGCTCAACTGATCCAATAATAAAAATAAAGGAGTTTTACCAGACTCTATAACATTTACTACTAAAGTTTCAATGTCGTGAAATTCGATCGGAGAAATTTGAGCAACAGCACCTTGATGGTTTTTTCTAGTGAGTCTATTAAGCTTTTCAACAGGTACGTAAGAGGAGTTAATAGCATTTTTTCTTAAACAGCTTTCTAATTCACTAAAAAGCTCTCCTTTTAAGCCTTTTTGAAGAAATACTTTGTCAATTGTTTCACCCGCATTTATAGCCTCAATTATAGCTCTTATTCCAAAGATTTGTGTTTGGTTTTCCATGGGGTAAAGGTATAAAAAAACCACCTCTATAGAGGTGGTTTTTAATTAACAAATTTTATGTTGATTATGGGTTTTGATCAGCAGCATTAATGTTAGGGTTTGAATTTAGCTCTCCTTCTGGAATTTGCATTCTGAAGAAGTCGCCTTCTACCTCTATGTCTACAGCACCAAAACTTCTGTGATTTGTGCCAGTACCGGTTCTGTCCAAAGGTTTCTTTAGTCTTTTTAGATCAAACCATGATACACCCTCTCCCCATAATTCTATTCTTCTTTGTAGATAAATCTCTTCTACTAAAGCATCTCCTGTATTAGTAGATAAAACATAACCAGGGTCTCTATTGCTAACTAATTCAAATAGTACATTTGCAGCAGTAGCATCATTGTCTCTGGCTTTTGCTTCAGCTTCAATTAAATACATTTCAGCAGCTCTCATATAAGAATAATCTCCTTCAAATACGCCAGTTCCATCTATAAACTTAGTGTTTGCGTACGCAGGGTAAGGTGGATCTATAGCATCAGGAGAAATCCAGGCAGCTTTTCTTAAATCAGTATCAGGAATCATATCATAAAGTCTTGCTTCAATCATTTTGTATCCTAAACCAAATCCAACTCCACCATATCCACCAGCAGAACTATCAAAATGAGAGAAGAAAGATATAAAAGTAGTCGATGATTCATTATCAATATCTGCACCCCACATCCATTCAACATTGCTTATATCATCAAAACCATCAGTTGCATAATTTGCACCAGGCATTAAACTATAAGATGCTCTAGCTGCGGCTGCATTACTAGCTGCTTTTGTCCAGTCACCAGTTTCTAAATATACTTTTGCTAAGAAACCATGTGCAACGTTTTTATCGATCTCTTGTTTAGAACTTCTAGAAAACCCATCTAATAAAGTTACGGCCTCTTCTAAGTCTGGTATAATCTGATCATAAACATCTTGAACGGTACCACGCCCTTTCCCTTCAAAATCAACTCTATCCGGAATAGGTATTCCAGGGGCATTTTCGTTACCTATGTATGTGTGCGCATAAATTCTAACAAGGTTAAATAAAGAAAAACTTTTTATAGCTAGGGCTTGTCCTAATAAAGCATCTTCTTCAGTTGTTCTGTCTTCCTTGTCAGAGAGTGGATTAATTACACTGTTTGCATCTGCAATTGCTGTATAGTAAGTGTTCCAGAAGATATTCGTTCTACTACTAGTTTGTTGTCTGCCATTGTAATTGTACAAGAATATGTACCAGTTAAAATTATTAAGTACAATATCTTGTCCGAGCATATCTGTCATAGCCATGATACCTTTTTGGCCATAATCTACATCAACTCTTAACGGGTGTCCAACACCAAATGATCTTAAATTGGCATAGATACCTCTTACGATAGCCGAGGTAGCTGCTGGTGTTCTTTCAACTTGTTCAGCTGAAATTGAATTGGCCGGTTCAGTGTCTAAAAAATCATCTTGACAACTGTAAATACAGCCTACTACTATAATTAAAAATAAATATTTAAACTTTTTCATAATTTTTTAAAAATTAAGTGTTAAACCAAGAGAAGTAGTTCTTGCTAAACCAAACTCATTTACAGCATTTCCTGTTATACTTAATCTTGGGTCATAGCCTTTTCTTGCTTTTGCCCATAAATGTAAGTTGTTACCAGTAGCATAAATCTTAGCACCAGTTACACCTAAACGACTTAAAAGCTTACTATCGAAATTGTAAGTAAGTGTTACATTTTGTAAATTCAGGTAAGAAGCATCAACTAAGAAAAATGAAGATGTTCCTGCTTGATTAACGTCATTTATATCCAATCTAGGAATGGAAGCTGTTGTATTTTCAGGTGTCCAAGAATTAAATACATCTTTATGGAAGTTGTCTCCAGCAGAAGTAGTACCTAATAAATTTTGATAGATACCATCAAAACCATATCCTCCTATTTGGTAAGCAAATGAAATACCTAATGAGAAGTTTTTATAAGATAAATTTGTGGAAAATCCTCCATAAACATCAGGTATTGCAGATTTACCAACAAAATATTCTGTAGCACTTACTCGATCATTTGTAGTTTCTCTTTCACCCGTTGGGTTACCATTAGTATCTAACACATCTGTGTACCATAAACCGTCTCCATTAGTTTCATCTACACCAGCGAACTCTCTCATGAAATAATCATACCTCGAACGACCTTCAACTAATCTAAAATTAGTATTGTTAGCATCGTCAATAAATTCTTCTGGTAATCTAGTAATCTCATTTTTATAATGAGTTCCATTAATATTAAAAGACCAAAGGAATTTATCATTTCTTATAATGTCTGCGCTTAATTCTACCTCGATACCTTTATTTTCCATATCCCCAACATTTGCTGGTTTTGTTCCAACTCCATCACTTTGTGCTAATGGTTCAAAGAATAATAAATCTTCAACTTCTCTTACAAAATACTCAGCATTTAAAGTAAATCTATTGTCAAATAAACCAAATTCTAAACCAGCATTTATGTTTGTAGAGGTTTCCCAAACAAGATCTTGGTTTCCTAACTGGAAAAATGTAATACCTGGAATATTGCCTCCAGCATTTACTATATCAAATTGATCGGTATACGCATAATAGTTTCTATTATCTTGGTCTCCTACTATTCTTCTATCATCTTCATACAATATAGCATCGTTACCTTGTTGTCCAAAACTTGCTTTAACTCTAAGGTTGTTAACCCAAGAAATGTCAAAGAACCCCTCTTTATTTACAGACCAAGCACCACCTAGACCATAGAAGTTACCCCATCTGTTGTCAGTACTAAATACAGAAGTACCATCTCGTCTAAAACTTGCATTTAAGAAATACTTATCATCAAAATCATATGTTAATCGAGATAAGTAACCTTCAACAGTGTAATCTTTCTCATATCCTGTTAAGAATTGAATATTTACACCATTGTTTAGAACTGCCAGACCATCAATAACAGTTTCTGTTACTTGACCAGCAAGTAATCTGAAATTGTAATTATTGCTTTCATGACCTAATAATACAGAAAAACTATGCTTACCAAAATCTCTGTTCCAATTCAATAATTGTTGGTTAGCTGTAGTAATACCTCTATTAGAACGTGTTGTTATTCTACCATTAAACCTAGCAGCGTCTCCACCAATAGGTGTAGCAAACTGTGTAATATTTGCATTTGTTACATCAACTGATAAGTTATAAGTAAATTCGAAATCTTTTAAAAATTTAAATGAAGCACTCACTCTACCTGATAAGTTGTCAGATACATTATCATCTATATCTAATAAGCTTGTTGCTACTGGATTAGAAGCAGACTTGAAAGAAGGTCTTGTGCCTACTGCACCAAAATCTCCAGTACCAAAATCAAAAATTCTATTTCCATTACTATCTGTTATGATATTACCTTGTGCATCTCTACTATAAACAGGATAAATAGGGGCGGTACCTCTTGCCCAACCAGCGATGTTACTTACGTTGCCTGAAGTAAAACGGTTTAAAGGGTCATCTGCTAAAGTGTGAGCATAGTTTAAACTACCGCTAATTTTTAACCATTCTTTTGGTGTGTATTCAGAAGATAAACGTGCAGTAGTACGTTCGAAACCAGAGTTTATAACTATACCTTCATCTTTTAAATTACCTAAAGAAAAGAATGTACTCGTTTTGTCATTTTTAAACCTTAAGCTTAAATAGTTTTCTCTTCTTATGCCAGACCTGTAAGACTCATCTTGCCAACTATCTTGGTATAATAAAGTAGCATTTGGGTTTATTTTTCCAGTTGCAGGATCTATTATTTGCCCTTCAGGGACATTATAGTTATTATATCCAATAGGGAAATCAGTATTAGTAACTATATTAGCAGCAGCAGCTTGAGCAGCATCTGCTGCCGTTGAACCTTCATTAATTAAATCAAGCCTAACTCTATCGAAAACAGCTTCGTAATATTGACCAGCCTCTGTTATAATATCATATTCAGGCACTGCTCTAGAATTGAAACCAACTTTACTATCAAAAGTTACTTCTAGTCTATCAGAGGCTCCTTTTTTAGTTGTGATTATGATCACACCATTTGCACCTCTACTTCCATATAGAGCATTTGCAGACGCATCTTTTAAGAAAGTCATTGACGCTATATCTTGTGGGTTAATAGAATTTAAATTTCCATTAAATACAACCCCATCTACAACATATAACGGGGCGCTTGAAGAGTTGATAGACCCAATACCACGGAATCTAACTGTAGGGTCAGCTCCAGGTGCGCCAGATTGGTTGATAATTTGAACACCAGAAACTTTACCAACAAGTCCTTGTACCACAGAAGCAGTTGGTACATCACTTAGTTCTTCTGTTTTGAGAGTTGTTACAGATCCAGTAATTTCTTCCTTTTTTTGTGTACCATAGGCAACAACAACAACCTCTTCTAAAGCAGCTGTATCTTCGGTTAAAGTAACATTAACAGTATTAGATGTGCCTACAGCAACTTCTACAGTTGAATACCCTACGAAACTAAATACAAGTGTTGCTCCTTGATTAGCTCTAATTGAATATTTACCATCAAAATCCGAAGATGTACCGGAAGAAGTACCTTTAACTAGAACAGTTGCTCCAGGTAACGGTAAGCCAGAATCATCTGAAACAGTACCTGAAATTGTCTTTTCTTGTGCAAACGCAAGTTGCACGACCAACGCCAAAAGTAGCGTTAGCATTCCACTAAACTTTGTATTCATTTTATAATTATTTGAATTAGTCAGTGCCAAAAATCATAATAAAAAGTTAATAAAACAATAAATAATGGTTAAAATTTGCCTTTTAATGAGAACTTTTAAAAAAAAGATACAAATATTATAAGGTTTGATGCAAGTTTTTTGATTTATTCTTTATCAATGGTTTTACCAGCATTTATAGCTTCAATGACTGCTCTAATATCAAAAATTTGTATTTGATTTTGTATGGAGTTAAGGTATAAAAAAAACCATCCTAAAAAAGGATGGTTTTAAACTAATAGATTTTTTTTAGTTAAAAGTTGGTATGTTTGTGTCGTCAGTTCTAGCGGGTGCAGCAGTAATATCAAAATGTGGTACAACACCAGTTGGATCTATAGTTACACCTCCAAATGTATATAATTCTTCTTGAATTACCTGCAACTCTGTAGCGGGTACAGGGAAGTGTCTGAAAGTTCCAACTTGTAATTGATTGGTTCTTCTTCTGTCAAAGAATCCAGATCCACAACCTGAATTGAATAATTCTACATAACGCTCGTAAAAAATAGCATCCATTATTTCCGTTTT includes:
- a CDS encoding replication-associated recombination protein A, which codes for MNEPLAERLRPKTLNDYVSQSHLVGKQGSLTQHIKQGLIPSMIFWGPPGTGKTTLANIIATESGRPFYTLSAINSGVKDIRDVIDKAKQSGGLFTTKNPILFIDEIHRFSKSQQDSLLQAVEKGWITLIGATTENPSFEVISALLSRCQVYILNAFDKEDLETLLKRAIEQDEFISKKTIKLKETSALIKLSGGDARKLLNIFELIVNSYDYDKITITDTSVLERVQSNTVHYDKTGEQHYDIISAFIKSIRGSDPNAAVYWLARMVEGGEDVKFIARRLLILASEDIGNANPTALVIANNTFQAVSTIGYPESRIILSQCATYLACSPKSNAAYKAIGMAQQLVKETGNLSVPLEIRNAPTKLMKELGYGDNYKYAHNYDLNFANQEFLPDEIKNTKLYDPGNNAREEAHRTFLKQRWKDKYGY
- the rlmB gene encoding 23S rRNA (guanosine(2251)-2'-O)-methyltransferase RlmB: MENQTQIFGIRAIIEAINAGETIDKVFLQKGLKGELFSELESCLRKNAINSSYVPVEKLNRLTRKNHQGAVAQISPIEFHDIETLVVNVIESGKTPLFLLLDQLSDVRNFGAIIRTAECTGVNGIIIQKKGGAPVNGDTIKTSAGAVFKIPICKVDHIKDAVFYMQASGINVIAATEKTDKTLYDVSFKEPCAIIMGSEGRGINPSTLKVVNTKAKLPILGDIESLNVSVACGAFLYEVVRQRIND
- a CDS encoding RagB/SusD family nutrient uptake outer membrane protein, coding for MKKFKYLFLIIVVGCIYSCQDDFLDTEPANSISAEQVERTPAATSAIVRGIYANLRSFGVGHPLRVDVDYGQKGIMAMTDMLGQDIVLNNFNWYIFLYNYNGRQQTSSRTNIFWNTYYTAIADANSVINPLSDKEDRTTEEDALLGQALAIKSFSLFNLVRIYAHTYIGNENAPGIPIPDRVDFEGKGRGTVQDVYDQIIPDLEEAVTLLDGFSRSSKQEIDKNVAHGFLAKVYLETGDWTKAASNAAAARASYSLMPGANYATDGFDDISNVEWMWGADIDNESSTTFISFFSHFDSSAGGYGGVGFGLGYKMIEARLYDMIPDTDLRKAAWISPDAIDPPYPAYANTKFIDGTGVFEGDYSYMRAAEMYLIEAEAKARDNDATAANVLFELVSNRDPGYVLSTNTGDALVEEIYLQRRIELWGEGVSWFDLKRLKKPLDRTGTGTNHRSFGAVDIEVEGDFFRMQIPEGELNSNPNINAADQNP
- a CDS encoding SusC/RagA family TonB-linked outer membrane protein — protein: MNTKFSGMLTLLLALVVQLAFAQEKTISGTVSDDSGLPLPGATVLVKGTSSGTSSDFDGKYSIRANQGATLVFSFVGYSTVEVAVGTSNTVNVTLTEDTAALEEVVVVAYGTQKKEEITGSVTTLKTEELSDVPTASVVQGLVGKVSGVQIINQSGAPGADPTVRFRGIGSINSSSAPLYVVDGVVFNGNLNSINPQDIASMTFLKDASANALYGSRGANGVIIITTKKGASDRLEVTFDSKVGFNSRAVPEYDIITEAGQYYEAVFDRVRLDLINEGSTAADAAQAAAANIVTNTDFPIGYNNYNVPEGQIIDPATGKINPNATLLYQDSWQDESYRSGIRRENYLSLRFKNDKTSTFFSLGNLKDEGIVINSGFERTTARLSSEYTPKEWLKISGSLNYAHTLADDPLNRFTSGNVSNIAGWARGTAPIYPVYSRDAQGNIITDSNGNRIFDFGTGDFGAVGTRPSFKSASNPVATSLLDIDDNVSDNLSGRVSASFKFLKDFEFTYNLSVDVTNANITQFATPIGGDAARFNGRITTRSNRGITTANQQLLNWNRDFGKHSFSVLLGHESNNYNFRLLAGQVTETVIDGLAVLNNGVNIQFLTGYEKDYTVEGYLSRLTYDFDDKYFLNASFRRDGTSVFSTDNRWGNFYGLGGAWSVNKEGFFDISWVNNLRVKASFGQQGNDAILYEDDRRIVGDQDNRNYYAYTDQFDIVNAGGNIPGITFFQLGNQDLVWETSTNINAGLEFGLFDNRFTLNAEYFVREVEDLLFFEPLAQSDGVGTKPANVGDMENKGIEVELSADIIRNDKFLWSFNINGTHYKNEITRLPEEFIDDANNTNFRLVEGRSRYDYFMREFAGVDETNGDGLWYTDVLDTNGNPTGERETTNDRVSATEYFVGKSAIPDVYGGFSTNLSYKNFSLGISFAYQIGGYGFDGIYQNLLGTTSAGDNFHKDVFNSWTPENTTASIPRLDINDVNQAGTSSFFLVDASYLNLQNVTLTYNFDSKLLSRLGVTGAKIYATGNNLHLWAKARKGYDPRLSITGNAVNEFGLARTTSLGLTLNF
- a CDS encoding DUF5723 family protein; the protein is MRSLSLFFIITSCCFSFSQNKQLLFGFSDIPQSLMVNPGGEVKNDWYFGIPLLSHIHTNVGISGSTVYDIFADDGVDFNTKLRNAIRGMSHRDFFSANQQLEIFSGGFAFGDRFQKNEYVSFGLYQELDFIAYFPKDFAMLALNGNGIGVPFRANQLSVRAEAISVLHLGYNKKVNDKFSFGVRGKIYSSIANIDFTNNKGSFVTVRGQNNFYDHIFNLDLEGRTSGLASLGDDDSEGSNSVVKDLRKRVLLGGNLGLGFDIGVSHQLNEQLHVEASLLDVGFISHKKDVENYKIEGDYVFEGVNPLFPETDIGQTAEQYWDEIEQDLEDLFTVDTTTSKYTTWRPVKFNASLNYSFGQKEYESCNCSKEDNAYLNKAGLQLYAISRPKQPQMALTAYYYRRLFEGLQVKTTYTIDSYSAYNIGLGMYTNLGGLNFYVMADNFLQLQNIYDAQSVSLQIGFNYIFNKKDED
- a CDS encoding rhomboid family intramembrane serine protease — protein: MKQKLPQDHFKFSTSVIIYPVLFVLIIWLVFWYEVRFGYNFSKYGVYPQTLKGLRGVLFSPFIHGDIEHIYHNTIPLFVLSMALFYFYKPIAWKVLLYGMLLSGFFTWCIGRPSYHIGASGLIYVLVSFTFFKGVLAKHYRLIALSLLVVFLYGSMLWYVVPVKEGISWEGHLSGLITGLLFAFLFRREIAKPKKYVWEHENYNEEEDPFLKHFDEDGNFIEHIEPEIEQEEHTKINYIYREGRKDRE